The Halogranum gelatinilyticum genome contains the following window.
TACCAGGTCTACGAGGTCAACGACCACACCTACGAGTTCGGCGACTTCATCACTGGCTAAGATGGTCGACCAGCCACTGGAGGTGCCGTAATGGTCGCAGCGAGCCAGTTCCTACAGCTCTTGGTAAACGGGCTGATCTTCTCGAGTATCATCATCCTCGCAGCAATCGGTCTCTCGCTGGTCTACAGCATCGCCGACTTCGCGAACTTCGCGCACGGCGACCTGATGACTGCGGGGGCGTTCGGCGCGCTTGTCGCCGCCGGTGTCCTCGGTGGCGCGCCGCCGACGATCTTCGGCGTGACGCTGCCGTCGCTGCCGATTCCGGGTGCCGATATCGTGCTCTTCGAACTGCCGCTCGCGCTGTACGTCGGCATCCTCGTCGGGATGGCCTTCGCCGCGCTGGTCGCGGTCGTCACCCAGCGGTTCATCTACGAACCGCTCGACGCCGGCTCTATCGAACTGCTCATCACGAGTATCGGCGTCGCGCTCGGCTACCGCGCCATCGTCCAACTCGGCTTCGGCTCCGGCCAGCGAACCTACGAGATCGCCCGAACGGGACGCGTCGAGTGGGTCAACGACCTCATCGGGGTCTCGGTCACGCCCCGTGACGTTGTCATCCTCGGACTGACCGCCGTGCTGGTGGTCGGGCTGCACAGCCTCCTCCAGTACACGACGCTCGGCCGCAAGATGCGGGCGACGGCGGACAACGCCGACCTGGCCCGCGTCGCCGGTATTCGCACCGGTGAGGTCATCCTCGCCATGTGGATCATCGGCGGCGCGCTCGCCGCAGCTGGCGGCGTCTTCCTCGGGCTGGACACGCTCGTCCGCCCCCGGATGGGCTTCGACATCCTGCTCATCGTGTTCGCCGCGGTCATCCTCGGCGGCATCGGGAGCGTCTACGGCGCGATGCTCGGCGGGCTCGTCATCGGGATGGCTCACGAGCTGACGCCCGCGATTCCGTTCGTCAGCGTCGAATACTCCTCGGCAGTGGCGTTCATCCTGATGGTCATCATCCTGCTCGTCCGTCCGAAGGGCATCATGGGGGAGGCAGCCTGAGATGTCGGTCAACGACGCCATCGACAAGGTCGGCAGCGAGAAATGGGTCCTCGGCGGCATCGTCGCCGTGGCCCTGCTGCTCGTCGCCAGCGTCGCGACCGGCGGTCTCACCCTGGCGTATCTGCTGCCGACGCTCGCGCTCGTCGGGATGTGGGCGTTGCTCGCGCTCGGACTCAACGTCCAGTGGGGCTACGCCGGACTCATCAACTTCTCCGTCGCCGCCTTCTGGGGTATCGGGATGTACTCCGTGGCACTCTTCACCGCGCCCGGCTCGCCGCTGGGAATCAACCAGGGCTTCTTCGTCGCGGTCGCGGTCGCGGTCGTCGCGTCGACGGTGTTGGCACTTCTCATCGGGATTCCGACGCTCCGACTGCGGACGGACTATCTGGCCATCGCCAGCCTCGGTCTCGCCGAGGTCGTCCGACTCGTCATCCTGAACGAGCGCGAGATCACGGCGGGGAGTCAGGGCATCAGTATCGACGCCCTGTTCCCGTCGCTCGTGACGTTTCTGGATAGCATCTTCGCGCCGGACGCACCGGCGTTCCCGTACCGTGGACTCGTCGACCTGCTCCTCGTCAGCGTGGGTATCCTCCTCGTGTACGCGTTCCTCCGGCGGGTTCACCGCTCGCCGTGGGGCCGCGTCATGCGGACCATCCGCTCGGACGAGGACCTCGCGGAGGCACTGGGCAAGAACACCTACTGGTACAAGATGCAGGCGTTCGTCATCGGGAGCATTCTGATGGCACTCGCGGGCGTCTTCTACGCCTACCAGTTCCGCTACGTCGCACCGGGCGACCTCGAACCCATCAGCACGTTCTACGTGTGGGTCGCGGTCATCCTCGGCGGGACCGGCAGCAACCGTGGGGCCGTCCTCGGGGCGGTCACCATCGTCCTCATCCGCGAGGGGACGCGGTTCCTCGGCGGCGTCGGGTTCGGTCTCGACGCGGCAGCCCTGCGGCTGTTGTTCGTCGGCCTGCTCATCATCGCGGTCGTCCGCTTCCGCTCGGAGGGACTGCTCCCGCCGAAGCGTGAGCTCATCTGGCCTGCCGCCAGGGAGGACGACTCATGAGCCAGGACAGCGAGATGGTCTACGAGGGCGCGAACCTGAACAAGGGCGACGTCGTGCTCCGTGCGGAGGGGCTGCGCAAGACGTTCGGCGGCCTCGTCGCCACCGACGACGCCTCCTTCGCCGTCGAGCGCGGCAGTATCACCGGGATGGTCGGCCCGAACGGCGCGGGCAAGTCGACGCTGTTCAACCTCGTCTCGGGGTTCTATACGCCCGACGCGGGCAGCGTCTACGTCAACGACACCGAGGTGACGGCACAGGATCCACACGAGGTGGCCCGCGAAGGTCTCATTCGGACGTTCCAGACCCCCCGGAAGTTGGAGGGGATGACCGTCCGCGAGGCGATGATGGTCGGCGCGACGCCACAGGCGGGCGAGTCGATTCTCCCGCTGTTCCTCTCGCCGAGCAAGGTCACGGCGGAGGAGCGACAGAACCTCGACAAGGCCGAGGAACTGCTCGAACGGTTCGAGATCGCCCACCTCATCGACGAGCCGTCGACGGATCTCTCCGGCGGCCAGCTGAAGCTGGTCGAGCTCGCCCGTGCGATCACGACCGACCCGGACGTCCTGCTTTTGGACGAACCGGTCGCTGGCGTCAACCCGACGCTGGCGAACGACATCAAGCGGTTCATCCGCGAGCTCAACGAGGAGGGCCAGACCTTCCTCATCATCGAGCACGATATGCCCTTTATCATGGACCTCGCCGACCCGATCATCGTCCTCGACCAGGGCCGCGTCCTCATGGAGGGGACGCCGGAACAGGTTCGGACCGACGAGCGCGTCATCGACGCCTACCTCGGCGGAGCCGACGGTGGTCGCCCCGGCGCGGGAGGTGACGAATGAGCCAGCACGTGCTCCAGGCCGACGGTGTCGACAGCGGCTACGGGGAGGTACAGGTCCTCGACGACCTAAACCTCCACCTCGACGACGGCGAGATCGTCTGTCTCATCGGACCGAACGGTGCTGGTAAGTCGACGGTGCTGAAGACCGTCTTCGGCCTGCTCGAGCCGTGGACCGGCTCGATCACGCTCCACGACGAGGAGATCGGCGGCGTCGACCCGGCTGATCTCGTCCGCATGGGCGTCGGCTACGTCCCACAGGTCGACAACGTGTTCGGCTCGCTGTCGATCGACGAGAACCTCCGGATGGGCGGGGTCGCCCGCGAGTCCGGACTCGAAGACGTCATCGGCCGACTCTATGACCGCTTTCAGATTCTCGACGACAAACGGGGTGCCAAAGCCAGTACGCTCTCGGGCGGCCAGCGACAGGTGCTCGCGTTCGCGAGGGCACTCGTGATGGAACCCGACGTGCTGCTCATCGACGAACCGTCGGCCGGACTCGCGCCCTCTATCGTCGAGGACGTGTTCCGGAACGTCCAGACGGTCAACGAACTCGGTACCTCGATTCTGATGGTCGAGCAGAACGCCCGCGAGGGGCTGGCCATCTCGGATCGCGGCTACGTCCTCGACCAGGGGACGGTCGCCTACGAGGGTGCCGCAGACAAGCTGCTCGACGACCCCGAGGTGTCGCAGCTCTACCTCGGCGGTGCCGACTACGAGTAGCCGCTGGCCGACCCGGTCGGTGCTGCGTCCTTTTTCTGCCTGCGCGAAAACGTCTTCACCGCCGGTACGGTCGCTGTCGAGATAGGTGGTCCCGCCGACCGCAACACCGAAACCCGTCCGACACGCGACTCTCGCGTACATGGTTCGGCGGTACACCTTCGCACTCGCACCCCTCGCAGCAGCGACTCTCTGGGGCGGGATGTACGTCGTCAGCAAGTGGGGGTTCGGGCTGGTCCCCCCGCTCACGCTCGGGTTTCTGCGGGTCGCGCTCGGTGCGGCGGTCCTGTATCCGCTGGTCCGTCGTCGGGACGTCACCGTCGAACCAGACGATTACCGAGGGTTCGTTCTCCTCGGCGGCTGGGTGACGGCCACCATCGCGACGCAGTTCGTCGGCACGGAGTTGACGAACGCCTCGCAAGGCTCGTTGCTCACTGTCCTGACGCCGGTGTGTACCGTCCTGCTCGGCGTGGCGGTCCTCGACGAGCGGCTCACTCGTGGCAAGACGGTCGGCATCGCGCTCGCGACGCTCGGGACCGTCGTCGTCATCGTCGGACAGTACCGGCTCTCGTCGCTGGCGACGGGGGACCTCCTCGGCGTCCTCGCGCTCGTCGCGGCCAGTGTGTCGTGGGCGGGGTTCACCGTCTGGGGCGCGCCCTACGTCCGGCGGTACTCGGCGATCACGGCGGTGACGTACTCGACGCTCGCGTCCGTCCCGATGCTAGCCGTCCTCGCAGGCGTCGAACTCGCGGCTCGCGGTATCGACCCGACGGCCCTCCCAGTGACTGTCGAGAGCGTCGCTGCAGTGCTCTATCTGGGTATCGGGGCGACGGCCGCCGCGTGGTATCTCTGGTACAAGGGGTTGGAATACGTCGACGCAGGGACCGTCGCGGCGTTCTTCTTCGCCCAGCCGGTCGTCGGGTCGGTCCTCGGCGTGTTCCTCCTCGGCGAGGCGGTCGGCGCGACGTTCGGACTCGGCGGGGGAATCCTCGCGGTCGGCGTCTGGCTGGTGAGCGTCACGGCGGCCGACAGAGCGTAGGCGTCAGAAGCCGGTGTAGACCCGCGCGAGCTTCGACCCGCCCAGCGCGAGTACGACGAGACCGACGATGAAGACGCCCGTCGCGACGAGCAACAGGCGTGGCGGCAGCATCGCGCCGCCGAAGAACGGTCCGCGGACGACGAGGTAGCCGGTCGTCGTCGTCACACCGAGACCGACTGCGGTCAGTACCATCCAGGGAATCGCGGCGATCTTCATGAGTACGTGTCGTTACTCGCAGGACGAAAACCAGCCTCAAGAGCGTTTTCGCCGTCTCGTTGAGACGTGTCTGCCGGGCGACCGACGGATGGCAGACTCCCGTTCGCTCACCGACGAATCCGAAAGCCGTCCTCGCCCTGTGGCTCCTCGTACTCGGCGGTCACGTCGTCGACGGTCGCCGCCGGACTGCCGGTGTGGCACCACTCGACCATCGCCTCGACGGCGTCCTCGCTCCCTTCGAACACCGCTTCGACGCGGCCGTCGTCGAGGTTCCGGACCCAGCCGTCGACACCGTGCTCCCCCGCGGTGTCGCGTGTGGTAGCGCGGTAGAAGACGCCCTGTACCTTCCCAGTCACGTAGACGTGTGCGCGTGTGCGGTCGGACATATGCCCACGTTGCTCCGCCGCCGGCAAAAACCCAGTCGTGACTCGGCGGTGTCGCGCGCAGTGTGTGGCGAACAGACGGCACAGTCGAGACCCGTGAGGCGAGTGCCGTACACCCGCGAACGCCTCACGGCGGTTCGTCAGCGCATGGCTGCGTCTGGTTCCGTCCTCGTATTTGAACCTCCGCCGCGAGCGCGCCGGAGTGGCCGGTCCCGAATCGCGTCCCTCTAAGTGGACCGCGAGAAAGGTGGCTGTATGGAACTCTTCGGCACCGCAGGAATCCGCGGGAGCGTCACGGAGCGAGTGACGCCCGAGCTGGCGCTTTCCGTCGGCCGGGCGGCCGGTGTGGACGGCGACGAGTTCGTCGTCGCCCGCGACGGCCGCGTCACCGGTCCGGCACTCGCCGCCGCGATGGAAGCTGGCCTCGAATCCGCCGGCGCGACCGTCCACCGCGCCGGGATGCTGCCGACACCGGCACTCGCGTTCGCCTCACAGGGTCGTCGCGGAGTCATGCTCACCGCCTCGCACAACCCACCGACAGACAACGGAATCAAAGTCTTCGACGACGGCGTCGAGTACGCCCGCGAGGCGGAGCAGGCCATCGAGGAGCGCGTCGAAGCCGGAGCGTCGCCCGTCGCGTGGGACGAGTGGGGCGGGGGCGACGAGGTCGAGCCGTTGGCCGCCTACCGCTCGGCTGTCACCGACTTCGCGTCGACTCGCGGTGCCGACCTCGACGGGCTTCGGGTCGCCGTCGACTGCGGCAACGGGATGGGCGCGCTGGCGACCCCGCAGGTGCTCCGCGAACTCGGCGCGCAGGTCGTCACGCTCAACGCCAACGTCGACGGCCACTTCCCCGGCCGCGAGTCGAAGCCGACGCCCGAGACGCTCTCGGACCTCCGGGAGTTCGTCGCCGACGGCGAGTTCGCGTTCGGACTCGGCCACGACGGCGACGCGGACCGTATCGTCATCATCGACGGCGACGGCGAGGTCGTCCACGAGGACACGGTTCTCGCCATCCTCGCCGAGCACTACGTCCGCTCGGAAGACGTCGCCGACCCCGTGGTCGTGACGACGCCGAACGCCTCGGCCCGCATCGACGAACGTGTCCGGGCGGCCGGTGGCCGCGTCGAGCGCGTCCGACTCGGCGCGCTCCACGAGGGCATCGCGTCGGCCCGCGCCGACGGCGGCGACGTGGTCTTCGCGGCCGAGCCGTGGAAGCACATCCACGTCCCCTTCGGCGGCTGGATCGACGGCGTGACGAGCGCGGCCGTCGTCGGCCGTCTCGTCGCCGACGTCGGTCTCGACGCGCTCCGCGAACCGGTTACGGAACGGCCGTACCGCAAGGTCAGTGTCGAATGTCCCGACACGGCGAAGGCGACCGTGATGGAGACGGTGGCAACGACGCTGCCCGACGCCTTCCCCGACGCCGAGGTCGACACCGAGTACGGCGTCCGGCTTGAGTTCCCCGACGCGTCGTGGACGCTCGTCCGTCCGAGCGGGACGGAGCCGTACGTCCGAATCTACGCCGAGAGCGACGAAGTGGACGGTCTCGTCGCCGACGTCCGCGCCGTCGTCGACGAGGCCGTCGCGGACGCCGCGTAGGGGGCGTTACGCCCCCGTCGTCGGTGTGCTAGCGGACACGACAGGCCGAAGGTGTTGGCGGAAACGACAGTCCGATAACCATATATTATATTAATATTTCGTCGACGGCAATGCGACGGGTTTATGCGTTCAACTCCGCGTTTGACATCTAAGGTGTCCATAGACATGGATAGACGCACATTCATCAAAGGTACGGGTATTGCAGGAATTACCGGACTTGCGGGCTGTACGGGTGGGCCGTCCGAGGGTGGCGACGGTGGTAGCGAGAGCACGACCACCGAGTCCTCGGGGTCCGAGGAGACGACGTCCGAGAGCACCGAGACGTCCACCTCCAGCGACGTCAACGTCGGGATGGTCTACGCGCTCGGTGGTCTCGGTGACAAGTCGTTCAACGACGCCGCCCAGCGCGGTGTCGTCCAGGCCGAAGAGGAGTTCGGAATCTCTTACAACGAGGCACAGCCGTCCTCGGCGGAGGAGTTCCCGCAGTTCCAGCGGCAGTTCGCCCAGTCGGGCAACTACGACCTCGTCTGCTGTATCGGCTTCGCACAGCAGAGTGCCCTGAACAACACGGCACCGAACTTCCCGGATCAGGACTTCATGCTCGTCGACGCCGTCGTCGAGACCGACAACGTGGCCAACTACCTCTTCAGAGAGGAGGAAGGCTCCTTCCAGGTCGGCCATCTCGCCGGCCTGCTCACGACGCAGGACTTCTCGGCGGGCGAGGGGTCGACCAACCCCGACGAGATGACGGTCGGCTTCGTCGGCGGTGTCGACGTCCCGCTCATCCGCAAGTTCCAGGCTGGCTACGAGGCCGGTATCGCCGAGGCCAACAGCGACATCGAGGTGCTGACAGCCTACACCGGCTCGTTCAGTGACCCGACGGCGGCCAAGGAGGCCGCGCTGTCGATGTACGACCAGGGTGCCGACATCATCTACCACGCCTCCGGCGCGTCCGGTGTCGGCGTCTTCCAGGCCGCACAGGAGCAGGGTCGCTACGCCATCGGCGTCGACTCCGACCAGTCGCAGACCGAACCGAGCTACCAGGACGTCATCCTGGCGAGCATGGTCAAGCGCGTCGACACGGCCGTCTACGAGTCCGTCGAGAACGTCGTCAACGGCGAGTACGAAGGCGGTTCGACGGTCACGCTCGGTCTCGAACAGGAGGGTGTCGCCTGCGTCTACGGCCAGTCGCTCGGCTCGGAGATCTCCAGCGACGTGAAGTCCTCGCTCGACGCCTCCGCAGAGGCGATCATCAGCGGCGACATCGACGTCCCGACGTCGGTCGAGTAACGCGACTACGGCGTTCACACCGACGGATTTTCGACGCGAGTCACGTCAACGAGCCGCAGCGTTAGGCCGAATATTTCGGCGCGAGACGGCCCGAAACCCCTTTTCTCTGGAGCCGAATCCACGTCTTTATACGGAACCGTGCAAAATCTGCGGGCAGATGAGTACCGCGGTTCATCTCGACGGCATCACCAAACGCTTTCCGGGGGTCATCGCCAACGACGACGTCGACCTCTCCGTCGAGCGCGGCACGGTCCACGCGCTGTTAGGTGAGAACGGCGCGGGCAAGACGACGTTGATGAACATCCTCTACGGCCTGTATCAACCGACAGAGGGGACGGTTCGCATCGACGGCACTGCCCGCGACTTCGACTCACCCCGTGACGCCATCGACGCCGGGATCGGCATGATCCACCAGCACTTCATGCTGGTCGACCCCATGACGGTCACCGAGAACATCGTTCTCGGCAACGAACCCCGAAAGTGGGGCGGCCTCGCCGTGGACTCGGCGCGGGCCCGAAAGCAGGTGCGCGAACTGTCCGACCGCTACGGCTTCGACGTCGACCCCGACGCGAAGATCGAGGACGTCTCCGTCGGCGTCCAACAGCGTGTCGAAATTCTCAAAGCCCTCTACCGGGGCGCAGACGTCCTCATTCTCGACGAGCCGACGGCCGTCCTCACCCCACAGGAGGTCGACGAACTGTTCGAGGTGTTCGACGAACTCACCGACCAGGGGAAGACCATCATCTTCATCTCCCACAAGCTGGGCGAAGTGATGGACGCCGCCGACGAGGTGACGGTCCTCCGCGACGGCAAGAACGTCGGTACCGTCGACACCGCCGACACGACCCGCGAGCAGCTCGCGGAGCTGATGGTCGGCCGCGAAGTCCTGATGGAGACCGAGACGGACGACCAAGAGGCGGGCGAGACCGTCCTCGACGTCGCCGGGCTCTCCGCCGAGGACAACCGCGGCGTCGAAGTCGTCTCCGACGCCGACTTCGCCGTCCGCGAAGGCGAGATCTTCGGCATCGCCGGCATCGACGGCAACGGCCAGTCCGAACTGATCGAGTGTGTGACCGGTCTCAAGACGCCGACGGCGGGAGAGATCACGTACAAGAACCGCGACATCACCCACGCGCCGCGCAAGCAGCGCATCGACAGCGGGATGGCTTACATCCCCGAGGACCGCCACGAGCGCGGGCTGGTGATGGACTTCGACCTGACGCAGAACAGCATCCTCGGCAGCCAACACAGCGAACCGTTCGCGAAGCGCGGCCGAATCAACTGGGGCCGAGCGCGGACCCACACCGACGAGATAATCTCGCAGTACGACGTGCGACCGCCGAACGCCGAGGCCGACGCGGAGTCTTTCTCCGGCGGCAACCAGCAGAAGTTCATCGTCGGCCGCGAGTTCGAGCGGGACCCCGACCTCGTCGTCGCCACCCATCCGACCCGCGGCGTCGACATCGGGGCGACCAACTTCATCCACGACCGCCTGCTCGACCTCC
Protein-coding sequences here:
- a CDS encoding phosphopentomutase/phosphoglucosamine mutase, which produces MELFGTAGIRGSVTERVTPELALSVGRAAGVDGDEFVVARDGRVTGPALAAAMEAGLESAGATVHRAGMLPTPALAFASQGRRGVMLTASHNPPTDNGIKVFDDGVEYAREAEQAIEERVEAGASPVAWDEWGGGDEVEPLAAYRSAVTDFASTRGADLDGLRVAVDCGNGMGALATPQVLRELGAQVVTLNANVDGHFPGRESKPTPETLSDLREFVADGEFAFGLGHDGDADRIVIIDGDGEVVHEDTVLAILAEHYVRSEDVADPVVVTTPNASARIDERVRAAGGRVERVRLGALHEGIASARADGGDVVFAAEPWKHIHVPFGGWIDGVTSAAVVGRLVADVGLDALREPVTERPYRKVSVECPDTAKATVMETVATTLPDAFPDAEVDTEYGVRLEFPDASWTLVRPSGTEPYVRIYAESDEVDGLVADVRAVVDEAVADAA
- a CDS encoding branched-chain amino acid ABC transporter permease, encoding MVAASQFLQLLVNGLIFSSIIILAAIGLSLVYSIADFANFAHGDLMTAGAFGALVAAGVLGGAPPTIFGVTLPSLPIPGADIVLFELPLALYVGILVGMAFAALVAVVTQRFIYEPLDAGSIELLITSIGVALGYRAIVQLGFGSGQRTYEIARTGRVEWVNDLIGVSVTPRDVVILGLTAVLVVGLHSLLQYTTLGRKMRATADNADLARVAGIRTGEVILAMWIIGGALAAAGGVFLGLDTLVRPRMGFDILLIVFAAVILGGIGSVYGAMLGGLVIGMAHELTPAIPFVSVEYSSAVAFILMVIILLVRPKGIMGEAA
- a CDS encoding ABC transporter ATP-binding protein, which codes for MSTAVHLDGITKRFPGVIANDDVDLSVERGTVHALLGENGAGKTTLMNILYGLYQPTEGTVRIDGTARDFDSPRDAIDAGIGMIHQHFMLVDPMTVTENIVLGNEPRKWGGLAVDSARARKQVRELSDRYGFDVDPDAKIEDVSVGVQQRVEILKALYRGADVLILDEPTAVLTPQEVDELFEVFDELTDQGKTIIFISHKLGEVMDAADEVTVLRDGKNVGTVDTADTTREQLAELMVGREVLMETETDDQEAGETVLDVAGLSAEDNRGVEVVSDADFAVREGEIFGIAGIDGNGQSELIECVTGLKTPTAGEITYKNRDITHAPRKQRIDSGMAYIPEDRHERGLVMDFDLTQNSILGSQHSEPFAKRGRINWGRARTHTDEIISQYDVRPPNAEADAESFSGGNQQKFIVGREFERDPDLVVATHPTRGVDIGATNFIHDRLLDLRREGKAIVLVSSNLTEVQGLSDRLAVMHDGEIMDVVDPATVTEEQIGLLMAGEHIDGGERAAVTTDGGNR
- a CDS encoding BMP family lipoprotein, giving the protein MDRRTFIKGTGIAGITGLAGCTGGPSEGGDGGSESTTTESSGSEETTSESTETSTSSDVNVGMVYALGGLGDKSFNDAAQRGVVQAEEEFGISYNEAQPSSAEEFPQFQRQFAQSGNYDLVCCIGFAQQSALNNTAPNFPDQDFMLVDAVVETDNVANYLFREEEGSFQVGHLAGLLTTQDFSAGEGSTNPDEMTVGFVGGVDVPLIRKFQAGYEAGIAEANSDIEVLTAYTGSFSDPTAAKEAALSMYDQGADIIYHASGASGVGVFQAAQEQGRYAIGVDSDQSQTEPSYQDVILASMVKRVDTAVYESVENVVNGEYEGGSTVTLGLEQEGVACVYGQSLGSEISSDVKSSLDASAEAIISGDIDVPTSVE
- a CDS encoding branched-chain amino acid ABC transporter permease, with the protein product MSVNDAIDKVGSEKWVLGGIVAVALLLVASVATGGLTLAYLLPTLALVGMWALLALGLNVQWGYAGLINFSVAAFWGIGMYSVALFTAPGSPLGINQGFFVAVAVAVVASTVLALLIGIPTLRLRTDYLAIASLGLAEVVRLVILNEREITAGSQGISIDALFPSLVTFLDSIFAPDAPAFPYRGLVDLLLVSVGILLVYAFLRRVHRSPWGRVMRTIRSDEDLAEALGKNTYWYKMQAFVIGSILMALAGVFYAYQFRYVAPGDLEPISTFYVWVAVILGGTGSNRGAVLGAVTIVLIREGTRFLGGVGFGLDAAALRLLFVGLLIIAVVRFRSEGLLPPKRELIWPAAREDDS
- a CDS encoding acylphosphatase — translated: MSDRTRAHVYVTGKVQGVFYRATTRDTAGEHGVDGWVRNLDDGRVEAVFEGSEDAVEAMVEWCHTGSPAATVDDVTAEYEEPQGEDGFRIRR
- a CDS encoding ABC transporter ATP-binding protein, encoding MSQHVLQADGVDSGYGEVQVLDDLNLHLDDGEIVCLIGPNGAGKSTVLKTVFGLLEPWTGSITLHDEEIGGVDPADLVRMGVGYVPQVDNVFGSLSIDENLRMGGVARESGLEDVIGRLYDRFQILDDKRGAKASTLSGGQRQVLAFARALVMEPDVLLIDEPSAGLAPSIVEDVFRNVQTVNELGTSILMVEQNAREGLAISDRGYVLDQGTVAYEGAADKLLDDPEVSQLYLGGADYE
- a CDS encoding DMT family transporter, with the protein product MVRRYTFALAPLAAATLWGGMYVVSKWGFGLVPPLTLGFLRVALGAAVLYPLVRRRDVTVEPDDYRGFVLLGGWVTATIATQFVGTELTNASQGSLLTVLTPVCTVLLGVAVLDERLTRGKTVGIALATLGTVVVIVGQYRLSSLATGDLLGVLALVAASVSWAGFTVWGAPYVRRYSAITAVTYSTLASVPMLAVLAGVELAARGIDPTALPVTVESVAAVLYLGIGATAAAWYLWYKGLEYVDAGTVAAFFFAQPVVGSVLGVFLLGEAVGATFGLGGGILAVGVWLVSVTAADRA
- a CDS encoding ABC transporter ATP-binding protein, yielding MSQDSEMVYEGANLNKGDVVLRAEGLRKTFGGLVATDDASFAVERGSITGMVGPNGAGKSTLFNLVSGFYTPDAGSVYVNDTEVTAQDPHEVAREGLIRTFQTPRKLEGMTVREAMMVGATPQAGESILPLFLSPSKVTAEERQNLDKAEELLERFEIAHLIDEPSTDLSGGQLKLVELARAITTDPDVLLLDEPVAGVNPTLANDIKRFIRELNEEGQTFLIIEHDMPFIMDLADPIIVLDQGRVLMEGTPEQVRTDERVIDAYLGGADGGRPGAGGDE